In Phalacrocorax aristotelis chromosome 11, bGulAri2.1, whole genome shotgun sequence, the DNA window TGTGCAAGTTTGGACCCATTatcaaaaaacccacaacaaatcACTAAACTTTGGGACAGGAGCACGAACAGGGATAGCTTAGGGTTTGCTTCAGTTACATGTCTAATGAAAAACATGTTCTAATTAATGTGGGGAAAGGCAAGCAAGAGATGACTTCTGAAGCCTGAAAGATTTGGCCGTGTGAAAACGGTAGCATGTAGTAATCCATCACCACAGTTGCTCACCCTTCAAGAAAGGGATCCTCTCACTTCAGTAGCCTTTATGTCTCTCCCTGCATGCCGATATGTCTGTAGTCAATGGAAAACAGTCTCTGACGGAATCCAAATCACATCCAATATTGTGGTGTAtagcagggagaagagacagcaGAAGCTGAAGGTGAAAGAGCTGATGGTGTTGCATTTATGGTTCTCTGGCTAAGGCAGCCTTATGGTGTGTGGTAGAAGGGGATGTTCACAGCTGATACTGTGGTGCTACTCTGTGGTGCTCCCCAAGGTGACTTGAAGAGGTTTGGCTACATAGAAGATAGGTCACTTCTCCTGAAAGGAGCCTTCTTCATAAGGCAATGGGGGTGGTTCTGTGAAATGATGCTTCCAGCACAGTGGAGTCTTCACCTGGTGCAATCCCAGGAAGGGTTTCTGCATTGCTAGCACAGACGTCTGCTGCACGCAGGGCAGGCACCACTAGCTGACATAGTTTCCACCCCATAGCCTCTGCACTCTTTCAACCATTTCTCacaataaatttttttacataataaatctctgcttttgtttgctcTCTGTAGCAGTGTAACTTCTGAACCATTACAGGCTCTTTGTTACCATCTGTGCTAGCAAGACTGTAGAATGTGCTAGACTAGGGGGGAATGTTTGACAAATAAAAACCTGTAATCCTCTGCTCTGTGTCTCATGCAGTTTGTTCTGTTTCCCTGGTGAGGACCAGTTATTTTTGACTTGCCCTTGACTTCTTTCATCTGCCCTCCTCACCTGTTAGGGCAACCCCTTGGTGAAATGCTCCTTAGCTGCCCAGAGGCGGAAGGGTTGCAGGGTGAGAGCCCGCAAAGGCTCTGGTGTGCTCTGCAGCGTGTAGAGCCCCTTGTTACAACTTCTCACAAGCGGGTGGGGACCCGTGGGGTTGCTGAGCCCTAAAACTGACCCTGGGGAGCTTTAACTTCCGCAGGACTAGTCTAGGGTCATCCTAACTCCTTCATTCCTTGCCCTTCTAGACCTGAGTGCAGAAGatgaattttttcattttatatagcTATATTCAAACATCTTTGAGTGTCAGCATCTCTACTAGTTATCTCTAGGAATAAAGAAATGGATTTGCTGCTACTCTCTCCTTTCAGCCACCCCATCCACAAGCAGCTCTTGACACTTAATTAAGACAGATTAGCATATGAGTGACCTTTCATCTTTGCTTGCATACCCCAAATCCTCcatcagaaaaaggaaggttACTACAGATAGGGAGCATTTTTGATATTAGAAGATAATGGCTTGAAGCTGCCCATCAAAGGGGATGTGAATGTCAGAGTGGAAGCCAGGAGCTGGTCATTCCTTGGTTCTGCTTAGAGGTGTGTAAGTGGTAAGAGGCCCCTGGGCAGCAGAAGGCTTCAGCTAGGTACCTTAAGGGGTCCTTCCTTGACATAAAGCAAGTAGGAAGGCAGATACAGTCTGAGCCAGTGAAGCAGTTTGGAAGAAGCATGGTGGGACCCTTGAATCAAAATGGCATGTCATTCCAGCAGGTCTGCCTTCTCACAGCTGGGATGTGGCTGGAAAATTGCTGTCCCCTCTGCCCTGGGGGTGCTCTGTGCACCACAGATCAGAAGAGGCCTTGCAGAAGATGAGACCAGTTCAGAGCCTCCATCATATTGCTTTGGAGTGGAGGCTGGCAAGGAGATCAGCAAGAAATGGAGGAAGGGGTATAGAACACAGATTCCACTGGCCTGGTTAGACACATGGGAGAGCAAGTCAGGgatgtttttaaaactattgAGGAGAAAATCTCATTCATGAAGTTGCGTAGTATGTGTACAGCCAGAAAACTTGCATTTAAAACCTTGGATATCCAGTAATATCTGGTAAAGAAtaccactgaaaaataataatgttaaaaCAGTTAATGTGAATAACTCTGGAAGAGATCTTAAGGCTTCAAGATTTAAGCCAATCCCCAAAAATGGGGAATTAGGAAGAGATCCTTAGGGGAACTGTCTGTCCCTCATCTGTTGCTTGGGTACTTCTTAGGGCTTCCTGCAAGCACATAACAGAAGGTGCTgtgggaaaaacaaaatgccGAGGGTGGATTTTGCAGTTGTTGATTGGATCAGAGTGGATGCATTCAAAACTTGACATAGAACAGGGGACAATACATTCAGCTGATAACACTTTTTATGCTGATCTGAGCATTGGCCAAGGAGTGCAAAGCACAGAATAGATGCTAGGCTGGGACCTGGATGCCTTGGCTTAGGGTCACTGTCAGTGTGTGTCACAGTAGTCACCCAGTGTCCTGCTGTGTTCTGTCCTAACAGCTAGGTGGTTTCAGCACACCTTATTTGCAGGAGGTCAGCCTTTTCTGTAGTCTTAGAGACCTTGTAGGTCACCTGAGTTGTCACCGTAAGCATTTTGGCCTATGGAGTAgttgcctgcagagcagcagtacCTGAAGCCAGTGCAAAAACTTCACCAGCTTTTCTGCTCAGCTTAGTTTCTGGCCAGAGAGCTGCTTTGCCCTAGATGCTTGCTGGTTGATGAACACTTTTCCTGTGCCACTAGTGATGGGACCGCATCTGAAAGCATAGTGGGGAAGCCTGTTGCCCTACTTCATTTGGCTTTTGTGGTGGAGTAGCTGGTGTGTGGGGAAGGCAGGCTGAGGAATGGTGAGATGGTGGGTGCACACTGCCTGCTCCAGAGCTGTCATGGGGAGACAGCCTGTCCCCGGTTCCCATGTTTTTCCCTCTCCACTGCTATGGTAAGGTCAGTAGCCATAGGCCTGCCTTTTAATGGGTGGGTTGTAGGAGCTGTGATAGTAACCATTGCTGCAGCGCAGCCTGCTGTTCTCTGCAGACTCGGACACACCACTCCTCCCACGACACAGCTCAGGGACAGCTTGGCTGTTAGAAAAGCagtcctggctgtgcctgccagcaCGCCTTGCTGCTACAGACTGTTGCAAGGAACTCGGTGGCCACTTTGGACATATGCCTGCATCCTCCCCTCATTAATTCCAGGTAAGGTCACAGCGGCCTGGCTCCCATGTGGGTGTGCTGGACATCCTGGAGGGTTCCTGCCAAGGAGAGGCACCCCAGGCTCTGGCAGCTctcctccttccagctgcagagcaatAGAGAGGAATATCCTAGTCTGAACAGATGAATGGTGCAGGGCACGCCAGGGCAGGGCCTCAAGCATTGAAGTTGCCAAACTTGTGGCATGGCACATGGCTTAGAGTCATCTGCTTACCTCAAATGGTGTAGTGTCTGCACTGCCTTTCCCAGGAAGCCTCTAAGTGTGGCCTCAGTGAGTGCAACAGCCCCAGAGCCTGGCTGggcacaggaaagcagcaggggGCATTGATAAAGTGAAGGACCAGCTCACAGGTTTCAAAAGCTAAGCTGTAGTTGCTGGTGTGGGTGTATAACTGCCCTCAAGTGTCTGGTCAACAAGACTCTTACAGGCTTCTCCAGTGACACAATCCCCCATACTTGAGTTATCTGCTACAAGACCTACTTGGGACATGCTTTGCTGGCTCCACAGGGATGGCAGTAGATGGTTGCTTCATCTTTTACTTTCTAGCTCTGAGATTATGTGAGGATGTTTTCTTTGTGTAGGGTAGCTGAGGCTGGTAGCCTCCCCTGGCCTTGCCAGCAGCTGTGCTCATTTCTGGTCAGGGTTGACAGACCACGGAGCCCTTCATCTTGCTGCTGTGACTAGTGCTTTTTCTGCAAGCTGGAGCAAGCGGCAGCTGCCTCGGCTCCTGCAAGGCCAGCTCTGCGCACAAGTGGGGGGCAGCCGCTGCGGGGGAGCAAAAGGGAACCTGCTTCATGtctcctggggacaggcagcccTTCGCCCCCAGCCAGGACCATGCTGTTGCTGCCtgctcccttctctctccccagcaGCATGGGGTAATGGTGGTGGTGAGGATGCTGCTGCGGAAAGCACACTGGGAGCTGCAGATGTGCTGCTTGCTTTGGGAGCAGCGAGTCCTGCAGAGAACCAGCTTCTGCAGCTCGTCCCAGCCCTGCAGCGGACAGAGCTGCTTTCGCAGGGACAGGGGAAAGGCTGGCAGAAAAGCtggcaggcagccaggctgccaCGGTTAATCAGAGTGCTGTGCCTGACAGTGAGTGGGACACCCAGCTGCCCGATTTGTGCCCAGCCCTTGCTGGGGCTCAATGATGGTAGAGCAGCACCTGTCCCAGTATTGTTGAGCCAATCTTGGTGGCAGCTGTCCCAGCACCTGTCATCCTGGCACTGGTACCACTGTCCTGGCACAAGTACTTACTCAGCCAGTACTGCCCAGCACCAGTCGTCCTGGCATTTTACTGCCCAGGCACCAGCTTGGCCCAGTACAAGCTGGCCCAGACGCAGTGCAGtttcctcctgcctgtgctgcagggagggcaCCTGCAGCATGGCTGGAGAAAGAGCTTGTCCTGGTTTCTGGCCTTGCTCACTGAGCACTTTTGAGTGTGAGCAAAACACTTCTTGCTGAGCCGCAGTAGCGGCACCTGCACCTTACCCGTCTGTGCCCAGGCACCTGTCAGGGAAGAAGCCAGCTCCTTCCTCCAGCACTCTCCTCCTTGCCAGAGCACCGCAGCCCCTTGAAAACCTTCCCTCTTTTTCTATTGAAcatgcagtgctgctggagTCACTCATCTGAGCATGGGAAGACACAGCTGACCTGAACAGGATGGGTCCAGCCTCAGTGACCAGCTGCAGGCTCTGGAGCAGAGCTGTCGGTGCAGGACCCTGCCGTGGCTGGGAACATTGGGTTTTCTGAAGCTGGAGCCATCTCTGGGCTGCAGTCAGCCAGGCGCTGCTGTACTGCCTTCAGAGCAGCTGTGTAAGTTTGGATCCCCTTCCCAACATCTGGCAGAAATAAAGCATGCATCCATGTCAAACATAATATATTTATAGCAAAAATAGGCTTTTTCTGTAGCTTCCATACACAAGGTTTTCTCCCCGCACATTTATGCAGTAAACAGGTCGACTGAAGCAGCGTGCACTGGGCTGACTTGACAGCTGCCCTTGCTTCAGGCTCTCACTTATTACAGGTGGCCTCATTCCTCCTTCATGGCTGCTCTCAGGAGCCTGCACTGGATCCCTTGTGCCTCCccagccaggggctgcagcacaggcaggaagcAGCCGTGGGACGGGGGGAGCGGTGGTGCATGCTCCTACCCACCAGGTAGAGGGCAAGGCTGGGGCATGGGCAGCCTCTGTTCAAACAGAGACAGCCCAGGAAATCCCCCCAGCCCAAGTTCAAGGAGAAGCATCTTGTAGCTCACCTGTGCCAACCACAGGCTCCTCCACCATGCTGCTAAGCAGCAAGTGACTGGGGACAGGGCCTCAGCCCTCTCTTGGTAAGACACAAGCCACTATAACTCAGGAAGCCTCCCTTGTTCTTCCTGCTCCCCAAGGACTGCCTTAAGTCCCCTGCAGAAACCTCCAGAGCCTGAACACTGTCAGAGACGGCAGAGCACTAGGGCACCCTGCCAGCAAGAGCTTCACAGTTTGGAGTTCACTGGGGTCATCGCTTGTTCATCCCAGAGGGGTTTGGCACATAGACCTGAGGGCAGGACACGTGGGCAGCAAGTGCATCCCCCTCCCAtcctgggctggggaagggccTTTGCTTGGAGCCAGTGCTCCTCCCTGCCTGACCATGCAACTCAGGACATTGTGATGCACCTGCAAGCTGCCCACACTGTTCCCAAGCAAGATGCATCTCCCCAACAAGGCCAAGCACCAAAGGGTGGCTTGCAAGCAGGGCAGccactgcagcacagggaaggaaaccagctctcccctctgccctccctgtggCAGCTGAGGCTCCCCTAGCACCTGGGCAAGGGGAGCATCCCTCTAAACTGGCCCCAGTCCCCTCCggcctccctctcctcccttgtCTTTGGCAGTCTTCCTTGGACATGTTCAAGTCTCCAGCATCACACTGACATCTCAGCAGCACGGACTTGCCTCACAGTTTGGTAATTGCACGTAACGGGGCCGCTCAGTGAGCcccacggggtgggggggtggggaaggaacaagaCAGTCAAGTAAACTAAATTGAGTTAATCCCTTGCCATCCATCCCAGCATGACAGGTCACGCGTGAGTTCAGGTAGAGGATGCTGCCCGGCCCTGCCGCAGCACAGCTCCCCACTGTCTAGGAGATCATGTACTGCGTGATGGCCTGCAACGCatacagcagctctgcctgcattCGGGCTTCCAGGATGAGCAGGTTCACGTGGACCTAAGGGAGAAGCAAGAAAGgttcaggcagctgcagtgtTCTTGCACAACTGCCTGCAGCAAGCATCCACCCAGGCTAGTGAGTCTTTTGGCATGGGACAAAATGCCACCAATTTttccagcacaggcagctgccccttccccctcctcccagccctgcaggctATGGCTGCCTCCCAGAGCTGTGTGCAGGGGATTCCCCAGCACACTCAGCACCAGCATGCTGGGCTGGTGCTGGCACGGTCCCTGCTACCCACAGCAGCCGCTCCTGTGAGTTAGGGCTGGACTGTGGGCTCGCCTGGAGGCACTCACCAATGGGAGAAAGGCCTTGGAGATCCCCATGCTGCTGGTGGCCCCTTTGCTCATCACACTGCATGCAGCCCCGTGCCACACAAGGCCCAACTCCTTACAAATAgccagttttcattttcctccaaCCTGCCTTGGACTGGTTTGGTCACTCAAAGGTTTCCTACACACCCCTCTAAGcaccccagcctgcagcccctgcctgcaccacACTGGTCAGAGCCAGGGGCCGGCCGGCCCACCTTTTCACTGTGCTTGAACTGCTTCCAGAACCTGTCAAACATTTCTGAGTTTGTCTTCTCTGGGTAGCAGGTTACAGTTTTAATGTAAACTTTGAGCATTCGCTCCAGGAGCTGATTCACTTCTGCGTAGTCATAGTCGTCGTACCTGTGGGGAGCACAGTGGCGAGTCATGGCCAGTGCCACATCCCTGTGGGGCACCTCGCCTGTGGTCTGTCCAGGGCACAGCCCAGCCATGGTGCAGGGGGACACACAACAGCAGCCATCAGGCACTGAAGCCGCATCCCCAAAGTACCTTGCCCTGGCCAGAGAAGCTAAGCATCTCTTCCCTGCCTGGCCCAACATCCAGGCAGGCAATGTACCTCCATCTCTTTTCCAAGCCCATCTGCAAGACAGCCTGAGTGCCCTAACCCTACTACCACCTGGGTCAGCTCAGTTTTCTCCCCTGGACCGCAAGATTGGTTTCCCTACCTAATGCCAAACATGCAGTGGATATAGTTCCAGATGCCCCGCTTGAAGACAGAGGGTTCACAGCCCTGCCGCTTGGCCATGGCACTGCTTTGCAGACCATCCACCATCCGAAACTTCTCATCCAGGAGATGCCCAATGTCAGAGTAGAGCCGGTTGACCAGTGAGAAGCCATGATCTTCCCAGGAGTAATCCTGTTGAGCACAGCAAGGGGCTTTTGCAACTGCAAAAAGGAGCTGAGGGCATCTTCCCAGGAAGAAGGGCTGGAGACCTCGGGATGCAGCAGAATTCAATAGTTTGCTCGGGGGGCAGCTCTACCATAAACCACAACATCCTTCatcagacagcttttgaatgaTTTTGACCCTTGACTCCTGAGGGTGATGTGAAGGAATTTACAGCCCTTGGGGACAGAAGCGACTGGtcacctccctctccccaaCCCTGGTGGGGCAGGTCCCCTCTCAGAACTGAGCTTCTCCACTTAGGCATTTCTGCAAAGGCAGTTGCACCAGACCCGGGCTGCATGGGGCCCCCCCGTGACCATCTGCTCCCCAccagaagcagagaggagaggtggcagcctgggctgctgccCACCAAGAGAGCAGGAACCTTACCTGGACTCTGAATACCTGCGTCTGATCCTCGTCGCGCCGGGCAAAGTCCTGGTATCCAAAGTCAGGGTCCTGCATGTAGCATGCAAGATTGGTGGCACTGGTGATTTCCCCGTCGGTATCTGCAAAAGGGGAGAACCCCACGGACAGGTCAGAGCAATGCTCAGCTGCCCTgttctcagctgcagcaggggacAAGAGCTGGGCCTTGCTGGGCCTCTTTGGGAAGCACCActgccttctctcccctccctgccagcatCCCAGGAGCCCCTCTCAGAACTGTACATCACAGAAAATACAAGTATAGACATGGAGAAGCAACATCCAGGTATGCTATATGAGCTCCCATCCTGCACACCCACCTCTGCTTCCTGCCCCTCACCTTCCTCTCggtcctgctgcaggagccttgtgtcctccctgccctctgtcTCCACGTGGATCCGCTGCATGCGTTCCCGAAGGGAATCCAGCTCCATGCAGGAGTCCAGGGACTGCACAGACACAGGCTTGGAGGTGAGGGCAGCGGTCCTGGCCGCACCCCGTTTCCCCATGGACCCATGCTCAGGGGCTCACCCGCTTGCGATTGATGCGCAGCAGTTCCTGGCTGAAGCCATTACTGGCAGTGGCTTCACAGAAGCACTGGTTCCCAGGCGACAAGGTCTTCAGCGAGCCTCTGCCTCCTGGCCCCTCATCCTGCTCGCAGCCACAGCCGAAGACAAAGCTGGCAAGCGCATGGCAGTGTGCCAGGAGGACGACAGCATGCACCAGCTCCGCCAGCGACCAGCTCCACTCGCTGATtttcagcagcttctgcaggaCATGGACAGACCAGTGATGCGACACAggtgggcagggtgctggcacCCCCTAGGgatgctgctctccctgccgCTGCCCTGGTCCCTGGCTGATAGCCCCACAACAATACCTCAATGTGCTCCTTGGTGATGAGCCACGGCCGGTGTGCCAGGATCTTGTTGATCTCATTGAGGTTGCGGAGTTTGGGGGGGATGAAGTCGAGGCCACGCAGCCATTGGGGATCACCCCCAGCCCGCAGGAACTGCAGCATGTGCAGGTTCACCAGGTACCGGCACTGGTGccgggcagctgcctgcaagagCAGCACGTCAGCATCTCTGCACCATGCTGGCGGGACAGGCATCCTGGGACCCTGTGCCCACCTCTCGCCCATCCTCCAGGACCCCATGATTTTGGCCTCTGCAGAGAAGCCAGTGGCGCAGcctgtctgggggagggagagcaggaagCCTCGCGGGGCTGAGCAGAGATCCCTGTTCCCTACAGCAGCTCCCAGCGGGGCTCACCATGATGGCGATGTAGTGCCGGCAGTCAAAGGGCAGCGGGCCATCCATGTGCATCAGGTAGTGCTGAGTCTTGAGGAAGCTGTCGAGGTACTGCGGGTGGTAGCCCATTTGCTGGGTCACTGCCTCTAGCCACCCCCGGCTCGCCAGCACCTTCACAAAGAGGAACTGGGGGCGCTCGGGGTCGCTGCCGGACATCTTCACTACCTGTGGGGAATGCACCTCTACTTAGCTCTCCCCGgaacagctcctgctgcagcagcccacCCCAGCCAAGCTCGGGCTCTATGAGGGGCTGGGATCCCCTCTCCCAGCTTGGTGCTCCCAGAGAGAGACCATCAGGTCAGAAGCCACCACAGAGGCCTTGGGTTGGggagctgggcacagcactGCTCAGTGGGGCCACTGCTAGCAGGAGGATAGACTGCAAGAAACACAGGCTGGTCTCTGTCTACGAGAAGGCATTGCCTGGTCAGCAGAAGCAAAGGGCAAATAGGAGTGATGTTTCCTTGCAGTCTTAGAGGCAAATGCAAGGCCAGAACAGGAGAAACATGACAGATGAAAGACCTCCCAAAATGGAGCAACCCATCAGCCTTACCACCAGGCTcctgcaccaccagcaccaAGCCCTCCCACCCAGTactgggatggggggagagCTGTGGAGCTGTCTGAGCTGCTCCCAGGCCCCTGCCCCAGAAAGCCAAGGGCCAAGCAATGTCCTGGCACAGCCACACAGTCGGGAGCACACAGAGGGGCTCAGAGGAGTCCCCATGCACTGCCCAAGGAGACAGCATGGGAACAGGTCCTGCAGCACACAGGTGCATGGCACAACTGGCACTGGGTGCACCCAACGGTGAAAACACAAACAGGCAACTTGGTGAGGGGGGTCCATATATCCtcagcagcaccttccccagccccgtgctGATGCCCCAGCCAAGCACAGCCCTGAGCCATACCACCCCAGTCTCTCCCAAGAGGGTGGGAGCAGAGGGCGGGGACGTGCAAAAGGCATCCGGGCAGCTGCTGTGCCCCAACAGCCCTGTTCCCACACTTCCCACCCAACAGTGGGGTCTGCACCTACAGCCCACCCACCCTGAGGCATGGGTGCAGAGGGTGCTAACCCTTGCCACACAGAAAGTCACAGCTCCTTCTCAGTTGCAGGAGCCCAGGCAGCACCCTCAGATGCAGAAGGTGCATGTCCCATCCTGGGCTCAAATTCAAATCTCCCCTGGGAGCAACTGGCTCCACTAATGCTACCGTCACCTTCCTCCCACCAGCCTCCCTGGTACAGGCACCCAAAGGCTGGTGACCAGGGCACAGCAACCACAGTGGCATGGCAGCAAACCAGAAACACACCTGCAAACCAGCCCCGGCTCCACCATGACCCCAGGTTGTCACTGCCAGCCAGGACATACACGCAGCCCTCAGAGCCCCAACCAGGAACTCCGATGCCCTGTGCACCTTGCCTTGCCAGCGGCTATCTTGCCAATCAGGGAGCTGTATCAGACCTTAATTTCTGTAGCAGCTCAGCATGCTGCCACAAGGCGACCCAGAGTGTCAGGGCAG includes these proteins:
- the LOC142063300 gene encoding sestrin-3-like, which encodes MIVCPQNVEHPRGSRCQRLPGQVVKMSGSDPERPQFLFVKVLASRGWLEAVTQQMGYHPQYLDSFLKTQHYLMHMDGPLPFDCRHYIAIMAAARHQCRYLVNLHMLQFLRAGGDPQWLRGLDFIPPKLRNLNEINKILAHRPWLITKEHIEKLLKISEWSWSLAELVHAVVLLAHCHALASFVFGCGCEQDEGPGGRGSLKTLSPGNQCFCEATASNGFSQELLRINRKRSLDSCMELDSLRERMQRIHVETEGREDTRLLQQDREEDTDGEITSATNLACYMQDPDFGYQDFARRDEDQTQVFRVQDYSWEDHGFSLVNRLYSDIGHLLDEKFRMVDGLQSSAMAKRQGCEPSVFKRGIWNYIHCMFGIRYDDYDYAEVNQLLERMLKVYIKTVTCYPEKTNSEMFDRFWKQFKHSEKVHVNLLILEARMQAELLYALQAITQYMIS